TGACATTCCTGTCATGCTTCAATATTTCTTTGACCAAGACGGCCTTTTCATTAATTTCGGTTTAAATCTCGGTCTAAAAATGGGCGGAGAATCCATTTTCCGCCAGACCATCGACACCGAGGACCAGTATACCAAGGACAAACGAAGTAATACCCTTCCCACAGCAGGCGTCGAACTGGGCGGACTTATTGATATCGGCTACCCCATCACTCGTTGGATGATCGTTGATTTGCGAATCGTACAGAACTTCACAAACATGCTGGACATGGATTACATCGCAGAATCCAAGATTATGGGGTCAAAACTCTATACATTGCATACAACATTGGGACTTTTCTTCCCAATTTAGCGGTTGGTTAAGTAAAAAAAATTTTCAATTCTCTTTTTCGTCCCTGAATTTATTTTTAGGGGCGGTTAACCACCGTTTTGGATTGTTATTATTGGACTATGAATTTCAAGAAATTTTCGTTAATCGCTTCCATGGCCATGGCATTGTCTATGCCGGCTTTCGCCCAGGAAGCATCTACAGATGATGAATGGGCATCTGTACCGCAAGCAGACGACTCTGACAGCGCTGCGGCATTCGACAGCACCGCCACATACGACGGTTCTTCCGACGCCGAATTCGCCAACGACGAAGAATACGCCAGTGCTTACGCCCGATACAAGGCACAAACCACGAAAAAGACCGAAATTGAACGTCAACGTACCGAAGGTTTCGCTCGCCCCGTGATGCTGGGCGTCCGCGCACAGGGAGGCATCAACACGTTCTTTGGTGAAAATTCCGATGGTTGGAAAATCGGCTTCCAGGGCGGCGCAGGCCTTATGTTGAAGATGAACCTCGGCATCAAGAATTTGAGCCTTGTTCCAGAACTAACCTTCAACTATCGTCGCTACACCTACGAAAAGGAAATGGCAGACGGTCTTTACACCAACGAATCTGTCATCAACATTTTCATCTTTGAAATTCCCATTATTGTTCGCTACGAATTTGAAAGCACAGATTTCTATGTTGGCCTTGGTCTGAATCTCGGTCTTAAACTAAACGGAAGTTCCTCTTTCGAAAACGTTTCAAACAACGGAGACCGTACTCCTCACCCGAATCCGGATCCAGTCATGACGTCTAGTATGGAAATCGGTGCAGGACTTGACTTGGGTTACATGATCAGTAGAAACACATACATCAACCTGCGTGTAGTTCAATGCTTTACAAGTTTGTTGAACAAGATTCTTGTCGAAGCACAGTCCTTCCAGAATTCCAGTTTGCTGACATTCCAAACCACAGCTGGCATCAGCTTCCTGTTCTAGGAATAACCGTTCACTGTTCTTCATACGAGAACATACAGTACCGTTCACTAGACATTGCAATAGGAAGTGTCAGAAACCGTTCATCGTTCTTCATTACATTAAAAAAAGAAAGGCCTCCGAAAATCGGAGGTCTTTTCTTATGTACGGGACTTAAACAAAATTCAAGATCAGCACCGCACAACTAGCAGCGCAATCTAGCGACCAATCTTTGCTGCGTTAATCTGTTTGCGGAGCTTCTGAATTTCGCGTTCGATCAAGCGCTTTTCCACGGCGAAGAATTCTTCGTTTCTCTGGATAGCATTCTTGTAGATGACATCAGCTAAATCCGGTTCGCCAGCCATAAGAGCCACAAGCACGCAGTTGCGAAGGAACAGCTGATCCATTTCGCCCATTTCGTAACGGTCGTAGAAGTCTGCCACGGCCAAGGCGCCCTTGGCGTAATCCTTGGCGCGAGCAGCTTCAAGGATATTGAATTCATCTGCAAAGCTCTGGGGCACAGCCTTGTTCTCAACCAGTTCACGAATCTTCACGTAGACCTCGTTGGAATCGCGAGCCTCCATAGGAATGGTGCGGATCCATTCCACATATTCCTCGCGGAACTTCTGGAATTCCGGAGACGATTCCAATGCGGCCAACTGCGGATTTTCTATGGCTGCGCTATCCACAGCAGAACTATCGACTGCGACGCTATCAGCAACCGGGGCCTTCTTCAAAAGATCTTCAGCGTAAGCCAGCAAGCCACGTTTCTTGTAAGTGTCCTCGCCATTTTCCATCATGGCCTTTGCACGTGCCGGTCGGCGAAGGTTGTATTCTTCAGGGCTCAAGTATTCCTGCCAGCAGACTTCGCAAGAATCGAACATCTGAACGATGTGGGCCTCGGAGTGCACGAAGCGGGCTTCTTCAGCGCGGTTATCCACCATGGGAACAAAGATACTGTTGGGTTCAACACCTTCTAGCAAGGAAGAAACCATCTTGTTGGTGAAGAGGAAGTTTCTTTCGCCGAAGAATTCCGGATCACGATGAATGCGGTCAAATTCCTTGATCATTACGGAATCCGTGCTAAAGCGGCCAATGCCCTTCTGGTACACAGGTTCATCACTTGCAATCATGATGATGTCCGGTTCATCCGTAGACTTGTACAAGCTGACATAGGGGAAGTTCATATCCAAAGCCTTCAGAATGTTCAAGAACATCAAGTCATTGAATTCGTAGGTCTGAATCCACTGCACCCAAAGTCCACCGGGCTTCATGTAACGCTTCATCTTAGCATAGAATTCATGAGCGAACAAGCCAGCCACACCGCTTACCCAAGGGTTCGAAGGCACACTAATAATCATGTCGTACTGACGACGATTGGTGTGGAAGAATGTAGTTGCGTCATCAATAAAGATGTGGATGCGGGGATCATCGTAACCACGGGCGTTATACGGATAGAATCCCTTGGCCAAGTCCATCATGGCTTCTTCAATTTCAACGCAGTCGAAATCCTTCAGCAGCGGGTCTGCCAAAAGATAATGGGCGCCCATACCGCTACCATAGCCCACCATGGCAGCATCGTAAGGTTCCGTCTTCACAGCCATGGGCATGAATGCAGTTGCTGCCTGGGTCAGTTCATCGCTGGAAATAGGCTGAGTACGATCCTTGCTCAAGCTTGCATCAGCCTTACCATTGGTCTTAACATAATAATGGACCTTGGATTCATGGAAACTGATGGTTGCGGTCTTACCATCAATAACACGAATCTTTTCATCGGGATGCATGTTCTTGTAGGAACGGAAAACGCCAGATGTTACCAGGTGGGGGTCGAAATTCACAAAGAAGGCGGGCAGCACCATGGCGGCGGCCACCACATAGAACATCACATTGTGACGCCACTTCTTGCGGTACACAGCCAGTAGGATAAAGCCAATGGCGAAATCAAGAACAGCAGCAAGGACCAAAGCTCCCTTCAGCTGGAGGAGCGGCAACAGCAAAAGGCCGCCGCCAGCAGAACCGAGGATAGAACCCAAAGTATTCCAGCCATAAACCTTTCCGATAGGAGCTTCGCTCTTGAAAGCACGAGTCAAAATCAAGGTAATCAAAGGCAAGGTCATGCCAGCGAAGAAACTGGTAGGCACCATCCAAAGCAAGGACAAGGCATACTTAAACAAGCTCCAACAAACATAACCATCAGCCGTGGGATTGAAAATCTGGTTGGCCTCATTCATCATGGCCCAGAAGGGCTCGTGGAAGTACAAGGTGCAAAGAGCAAAGAAGGCCATGAAAATCTGGGCCAGGGAAAGCACCACCAGGCTATCCTTCTTCAGGAGCTTACCGCTGACAGCACTACCGATGGCAAGGCCCAGAATAAATGCAGAAAGCATCTGGTCGAAGCTGTGGCTAGAAGAACCCATCAACAGGGAAAGCAAACGAGTCCAGACGATTTCATAAACGAAAGAAGTCAAGCCGGTAATAGCTGCAATCCACAGCCACATGTTCTTGTGGGGCATGGGCAGGTTATGTTCCGCAGCATAGTCTTCATTCTGATTTTCAATTTCTTCCTCGTTTTCTGCAGCAGGCACAGGCGAAGTCGTCATGCCGATAAAGCTAAACACCGCAGCCAGCAAGAAGTTGATGGAAGCAGCCACAATCAAGGTCGCATGATTACCGATGTTTGGAATCAGCAAATAGCTGGTAGCAAGAATACCGATTGCAGAACCCAGGCTGTTGGTAAAGTAGAGCATGGGGAGAGAAACTTCTGCACCGCTCTTGCGCATAAGCCCCGCAGCAATAAACGGGAAGGTCATGCCCACCGCGATCGCAATAGGAAGCGTAGAACCCGTAGCAAGGACCACCTTGGCGATTTCAGCGCCTCGGGAGCTAAGCCCCGCCGTAAATTCAGAATCAAAGAAGAATCCTGTCAGCAAGTTGTACAGCGGGTGGTAAGCTACACCACCGATACCGATAGCGAGTTCCACCAGACCGTAGCCCAAAAGCGGGCGCTTGGTCTTCGTCACAAGCTTACCGGCAACAAAGCTACCGATGGCAAGGCCGCCCATGTAAATGCAGAGGGTGAGAACTTGTCCGTAACTGGAATGACCCAGGAAAAGCTTAAGATAACGTGCCCAGGAGCCTTCATAAATCAGGCCGGCAAAACCTGAAAGGGCAAACAGGAAATAAATGAGAATATTCATGGCGTAAATTTATACAAATACACCATGAATGAAATGAAAATAAAAATTTAGAGAGTCTATCCTTTACGGATTATAGTGGTCAAAGGATTCCATCATGTCTATCACATACTTATCCGGATTATCCATCGGATTAACAGTGTAGGCTGTGACGACATAGAAATTACCCTTTTCCGTCAATTTAACCGCGGAACACTCACGGAAATCATCTTTACCCTCAAGGCAAATCAGCCCATACCCGTTTTCCTTATTGAAGGAAGAAGAAAGTACGGAACCTCCTTTCAAGGGTTCATAATTCTCAAAAGAATTCTCAGCGTCCCACTGCATAAAGTACATAACTACAGCAGAATCCGAAGCCATTGGAGGGGGCGTGAAGGAGCTATCGCGTTCAACCAGGGATCTTGTTGCTCCTCGAGCCGTCAAATTCAAACTAGGACTTTCTACTTCGCCCAAAACAAACTGAACTCTGAATACGCCATGTTCAATAGAATAAGTTGCTACCCTATAAGCCCACTGTTCATTTGGCATAAACGGCAAAGTAAACTCCACCGGTTCCGGATGAGGAACCTGCAAATACATGCCTCGCTTTGTCCACTTGTACTGGCCAATGCGAATAGCATCCTTGGAGGCACAACCTTCCAAAAGAATCAATGCAAAAAGGCCTATTACTAAAGCAAAATGTTTTTTCATATCTAACCCCTTTTTCTTTGTCTACTTCTTCTCAGAGGGCTTCACGATGGAAGCCATTTTCTGGGTAAAGCGCTGAGCAAGAGAAGCATTTTCATCGTCCTTGGTGCCAGCCTTTTCTGCAGCGGCAGCCTTGGCTGCAGCGATTGCTTCGGGCTTCCAAGGAGTCAAGCCAACCACGTTATCAACCGGAAGAGAGAATGCAATACCCTGGCCCATGGTATCGAGGCCAGCCTTCTGGTACAAGGAATGAAGAACAGCATCCTTGATTTTAGAATCCACCAGAATCATCACGATTTCCTTTTCCGGTTGGATTGCAATATGGAAGAAGGATTCCGCTTCCTTGTTTGCGGTACCGCGGGCATTCAGAATCGTACCGCCACGGGCGCCAGCTTCCTTGGCAGCGTCCATCACCATTTCGGAGAAGCCGTTATTCACAATGCAAAAGATGACTTCGTGATTATATGCGCTCATTTTTCCTGTCTCCGAACCGCGTCGCGGTTATCGCTTAAAAAATTAAAGATGGACTTGCCGATAATGCTTGCCATCGGAATCGTGTAGGCAATGCCTCTGCCGCCGGGAATGGTATTGAACTTTTCCTCAAGGCTTTCAAGTGCAGCAGGCAAATGGTCCTCGCCAATAACGCTAATGATTACCGCGCGATTTGGGTCGGCCAAGCCCATAGCCGTCGCAATTTCCTTGGGAGCAGTTCCCTGCCCGAAAACCACCATCTGCATGTTCACGCCGAAGGACTGGATATGGTCCATAAAAAAGTCCGCCTTGGCACGGCTCACCACCGTCATCATGATTTTCAACTTGTTCATGGAAACGGCAGAATGACCATCGGTAACAGCGTGGCCGCGTCTTCTTACGGGATTGAATCTTCCAATATCAGCCATGCCTTACCTACACAAAGTCAATAATCTGTTCATCATCCGCATCCTGGATGCGACGCATCATCATACGATTACGGAGGGTTCTGGAAAGAATCGCCTTAAAGCCAAGAACCTGAATCGTAATCAACGGAGTCATGGCCACCATGGCCACAATGCCAAATGCAAAATTCAAAATGGCATCGCCACCGCCGTGAACGGAAGCGCAGGCGCCAATTGCCAAAGGCAAAATAAAGCTGGAAGTCAAGGGACCGCTGGCCACGCCACCGGAGTCAAAGGCAATGGCCGTATAAAGTTTCGGAACAAAGAAGGACAAACCAAGAGAAAGGAAGTAACCCGGAATCAAATAATAAATGAGAGGGAATCCGTAAATCAGGCGAATCATGGAAAGACCAATGGAAATGCCAACACCCACAGACAAGGCAATTAACATGGAACGTTTGGTCACCAGACCACCAGTGATTTCTTCCACCTGCTTATTCAACACATGCACCGCAGGTTCTGCAAGCACCACCACCATACCGATGATAAAGCCAGCAACCACCAGTGCCTTAGGAATTGCAGCTAACTGCTGGCCCAGTTCAAAACCGATAGGCATAAAGCCCACGGCCACAGCCGTCAAGAAAATCACCAAGCCCACAAAAGTATAGATGATACCGAAACCGATCTGCATCAACTTTGTTTTTGTCAGCTTCAAAACAAAAATCTGAAGCACCACAAAGAACGCCACAATCAGGCCCAAAGCCACAATCACTTCCTTGGCCACACCAAGAACGGTATGGAAGAAATTCATTCCAAGATTTGCATCGATGGAATAGGCACTTTCAGAAAGTTCGTAGGCCAAGTCGCCCTTGGAACAAAGGAGCAAGCCCATCAGGGCAAGAATCGGGCCGATGGAACAAAGGGCAATCAAGCCGAAGCTGTTTTCATTGGCATTTCGACCACCAATGGCACCAGCCACACCCACGCCCAAAGCCATAATAAAGGGCACCGTAATGGGGCCCGTGGTCACACCACCGCTATCAAAAGCCAGCGGAACAAAGCTTGCCTTCCCCATGGAAATCATCAGCATGCCCAACATGAAAAGCACCATGTAGAAGAAGATGATAATGGAGGAAAGATCTTTCTTAAAAACAATCTTGAAAATGGCCAAAAGCAAAAAGAGGCCTACGCCCACACCCACCGTACCGATCAAAAGCTTGGGGTAAATGGCATTTTCCACCTGTTCCGCCAAAACGGACAAGTCAGGTTCCGCCACCGTAATCAGCACGCCCATCACAAAGCACACGGAAACCAAAAGCAAAAGGCGGCGGGACTTAGCCAAACCGGAACCCACATGTTCACCCATGGGAGTCATGGCCAGGTCGGCACCAAGGTTGAAAAGGCCGATACCAATCACCAAGAACACGGCACAAAGGGCAAAAACAAGCAATTCCTTCCAGGACAAGCTTACCAAAGGCGTAAAAGACACCACCAAAACGATCAATGCCACAGGGAGCACCGACGTAAAGGCTTCTTTCAACTTGTCCAGGAGAATTTTCAGCATTTTTATGCAATATAGTTTAAAAAAGATGGCGACGAACACCCCAAATACGCCTAAAAGAGGTCAAAAACGGCAATTTTCAAAAAAATCAAATTTTTTATTTTTTATGCAACCAAACCAACCATTAAAACATCAAAAGGTTACAATGGACGAAAAAATCATTCTACAAAAGATTAAGGAAGGCAGCCGCGAGGCTTTGGGTATGCTTTGGCAGTCCCATAGCAAGCAGGTCTTGAACCTTGCCTTCAGAATGATGAAGAATCGTGACCAGGCCGAAGACCTCCTGATGGATGTTTTCGTGCAAGTTCCCAAGGCTATCCAAAGCTTCCGAGGCGATTCCGCCCTAGGAACATGGCTTTACAAGCTGACGGTGAACGCCTGCCTCATGAAACTGCGCGCCCAAAAGCGACATCACGAACTTGAAGAACTGAATCTTGAGAATATCGTGGAAAATGCACTCGGAAAGCAGGAAAGTGCAGAAATTCTCAAGGATTACGACCCGGAATTGCTTCAGATGGGGCTAAATGCACTGCCCGCCGAAACAAGAAGCATGCTCTGGCTCAAGGATGCCGAAGACATGGACGTCAAGGATCTGGCAGACATCTACGAAATGCCCGTAGGAACCATTAAAGCCCGCCTTAGCCGCGGCAGAAACTTTGTGAAGAATTTTTTAAAGGAGAGGAAAATGTATGCGTAACATCAATTTTTCTACCGACATCTCCGAAAACGATGATCTCGACAAGTTGGATTTCTCCAAGCTTGAAGAACTTACCCCTCGTGCAGATTCCTGGGATAAGGTTTGCGCCCGTCTCGATGCAGAACAGGCTGCACCCAAGAAGTCGAACATCATTTCTTTCCGTGCAATTTACAGCGCTATCCCGTTGGCAGCAAGCTTTGCTCTTGTGGGTCTCAGCGCATGGCTCGCAGCCTTCAATACTATCGATGACCAGACTATTTCCATGAGCACCATGGAATCCAGCGATACTGTCGCATGGTTCAACAGCCTGGGCGAAGACGATAGCGAAGACTTCGACCTTATGGAAAATTCAACCGCCATCAACTACTTGATGAAGGAGTAAACTATGAAGGGATCCGTAAAACTTTTCATCGCAAGCATGTTCGTGTTTGCTTGCGCCCTGGGCTTCTTTGCCGGTGCGCTCTGCTTCAACAACAAAGCACCTGCGCCCTGCGAAAAAGGCATGATGATGCCGCCCCCTCCCCCGGGATTTGAAGGCAAGGGTCCCCATGGTCCGCAGGGCCCTGGCTTCAAGCACGGTCACGGCCCCCGCCCGGAAATGAGCGAACGTCACCAAGGTGGCCGCGGCCCGAAGGTCGCTCCCGAGTTCCTGGATTCCCTCCTGCAGGTGACCCCGGAACAGAAGGCGCAGATCGAAAAGCAACGTGCAACTTCCGACTCCACCACAAAGGCAATCCGCAAGCAGCGTCAGGAAGCCGAAAAGCAGCTCCGCGAAGCTATGGAAGCCGGCAACGCCGACCAGATTAACGCAGCAAAGGCAAGCGTTCTCGCATCCCAGAGCGCCATGCTGGACCAGCGCGTCAACAGCTACAACGCATTGGCAGGCATCCTCTCCAAGGAACAGATGGAAAAGTTCCGCGCCTTCCATAACGAAAACATGAAGAACGTTCACGAGGGCCCCCACGGCCCCAAAGGCCACGGCCCGAAACACGGTCCCAAGCCCGGTCACGAAGGTTTCCCGCCTCCCCCGCCGCAGCACAAGTAATTCCTGAGAAAAACTTAAACGAAGAAGTCCCCGGTTAATCACCGGGGACTTTTTTAACTAAGAGAGAAAATCTAGACAGCGGGGACTAAACACTCTAAATGTCCCTGGCAGTGTAGATGGGAAAATGATTAAACGAGATTAGCAATCAAAAGCAGAGCACTGCCGCTGATAACGAGCAAACCACTGAGGATAGCTTCAACCTTCGGGCCGTACTGCTTTGTAATGGTACGATTCTGAGCTTGAAAACGCTGTTCCATAATTAACCTTCCTTTTCACCAAACAATGATAGGTTTCCCATCCCTATGTCTATAAATTACCTAAACGGGTGAGGGAAAACACAAATCTGTGGACAGGTTTTATGGACAGTTTGTCAACGGTTAGTAGTACTTGGAATATTACCCAATGCCATATTATGACCGGGTTTATTCCATGTAAGAATATCGTAAGAAGCATATTTTCTATATTTTACGCTGTATTTAACACCCGCTTAGCGGAAAGGATAAACAATGTCTAAACTGACTGATTCTCAGGAATGGAAGGCTCTTGAAGCCCACTCCGAAGTAGCCAAGACCTGGCACATGAAGGAACTCTTCGCCAAGGACCCCAGCCGTGCTGCAAAGTTCAGCGCTGAAGCCTGCGGCCTCTTCCTGGACTACTCCAAGAACATCATCACCGACGAAACCATGGCAAAGCTCCAGGACCTCCTGAAGTCCGCCAACTTCGAAGACATCCGCGCTAAGTACTTCGGCGGCGAAAAGATCAACACCACCGAAAAGCGTGCTGTTCTCCACACCGCTCTCCGCTACAAGGGTAACGAAG
The nucleotide sequence above comes from Fibrobacter sp.. Encoded proteins:
- a CDS encoding P-II family nitrogen regulator, which codes for MSAYNHEVIFCIVNNGFSEMVMDAAKEAGARGGTILNARGTANKEAESFFHIAIQPEKEIVMILVDSKIKDAVLHSLYQKAGLDTMGQGIAFSLPVDNVVGLTPWKPEAIAAAKAAAAEKAGTKDDENASLAQRFTQKMASIVKPSEKK
- a CDS encoding DUF1538 domain-containing protein; this encodes MLKILLDKLKEAFTSVLPVALIVLVVSFTPLVSLSWKELLVFALCAVFLVIGIGLFNLGADLAMTPMGEHVGSGLAKSRRLLLLVSVCFVMGVLITVAEPDLSVLAEQVENAIYPKLLIGTVGVGVGLFLLLAIFKIVFKKDLSSIIIFFYMVLFMLGMLMISMGKASFVPLAFDSGGVTTGPITVPFIMALGVGVAGAIGGRNANENSFGLIALCSIGPILALMGLLLCSKGDLAYELSESAYSIDANLGMNFFHTVLGVAKEVIVALGLIVAFFVVLQIFVLKLTKTKLMQIGFGIIYTFVGLVIFLTAVAVGFMPIGFELGQQLAAIPKALVVAGFIIGMVVVLAEPAVHVLNKQVEEITGGLVTKRSMLIALSVGVGISIGLSMIRLIYGFPLIYYLIPGYFLSLGLSFFVPKLYTAIAFDSGGVASGPLTSSFILPLAIGACASVHGGGDAILNFAFGIVAMVAMTPLITIQVLGFKAILSRTLRNRMMMRRIQDADDEQIIDFV
- a CDS encoding sigma-70 family RNA polymerase sigma factor, whose translation is MDEKIILQKIKEGSREALGMLWQSHSKQVLNLAFRMMKNRDQAEDLLMDVFVQVPKAIQSFRGDSALGTWLYKLTVNACLMKLRAQKRHHELEELNLENIVENALGKQESAEILKDYDPELLQMGLNALPAETRSMLWLKDAEDMDVKDLADIYEMPVGTIKARLSRGRNFVKNFLKERKMYA
- a CDS encoding Spy/CpxP family protein refolding chaperone, coding for MKGSVKLFIASMFVFACALGFFAGALCFNNKAPAPCEKGMMMPPPPPGFEGKGPHGPQGPGFKHGHGPRPEMSERHQGGRGPKVAPEFLDSLLQVTPEQKAQIEKQRATSDSTTKAIRKQRQEAEKQLREAMEAGNADQINAAKASVLASQSAMLDQRVNSYNALAGILSKEQMEKFRAFHNENMKNVHEGPHGPKGHGPKHGPKPGHEGFPPPPPQHK
- a CDS encoding fused MFS/spermidine synthase — protein: MNILIYFLFALSGFAGLIYEGSWARYLKLFLGHSSYGQVLTLCIYMGGLAIGSFVAGKLVTKTKRPLLGYGLVELAIGIGGVAYHPLYNLLTGFFFDSEFTAGLSSRGAEIAKVVLATGSTLPIAIAVGMTFPFIAAGLMRKSGAEVSLPMLYFTNSLGSAIGILATSYLLIPNIGNHATLIVAASINFLLAAVFSFIGMTTSPVPAAENEEEIENQNEDYAAEHNLPMPHKNMWLWIAAITGLTSFVYEIVWTRLLSLLMGSSSHSFDQMLSAFILGLAIGSAVSGKLLKKDSLVVLSLAQIFMAFFALCTLYFHEPFWAMMNEANQIFNPTADGYVCWSLFKYALSLLWMVPTSFFAGMTLPLITLILTRAFKSEAPIGKVYGWNTLGSILGSAGGGLLLLPLLQLKGALVLAAVLDFAIGFILLAVYRKKWRHNVMFYVVAAAMVLPAFFVNFDPHLVTSGVFRSYKNMHPDEKIRVIDGKTATISFHESKVHYYVKTNGKADASLSKDRTQPISSDELTQAATAFMPMAVKTEPYDAAMVGYGSGMGAHYLLADPLLKDFDCVEIEEAMMDLAKGFYPYNARGYDDPRIHIFIDDATTFFHTNRRQYDMIISVPSNPWVSGVAGLFAHEFYAKMKRYMKPGGLWVQWIQTYEFNDLMFLNILKALDMNFPYVSLYKSTDEPDIIMIASDEPVYQKGIGRFSTDSVMIKEFDRIHRDPEFFGERNFLFTNKMVSSLLEGVEPNSIFVPMVDNRAEEARFVHSEAHIVQMFDSCEVCWQEYLSPEEYNLRRPARAKAMMENGEDTYKKRGLLAYAEDLLKKAPVADSVAVDSSAVDSAAIENPQLAALESSPEFQKFREEYVEWIRTIPMEARDSNEVYVKIRELVENKAVPQSFADEFNILEAARAKDYAKGALAVADFYDRYEMGEMDQLFLRNCVLVALMAGEPDLADVIYKNAIQRNEEFFAVEKRLIEREIQKLRKQINAAKIGR
- a CDS encoding outer membrane beta-barrel protein, translated to MNFKKFSLIASMAMALSMPAFAQEASTDDEWASVPQADDSDSAAAFDSTATYDGSSDAEFANDEEYASAYARYKAQTTKKTEIERQRTEGFARPVMLGVRAQGGINTFFGENSDGWKIGFQGGAGLMLKMNLGIKNLSLVPELTFNYRRYTYEKEMADGLYTNESVINIFIFEIPIIVRYEFESTDFYVGLGLNLGLKLNGSSSFENVSNNGDRTPHPNPDPVMTSSMEIGAGLDLGYMISRNTYINLRVVQCFTSLLNKILVEAQSFQNSSLLTFQTTAGISFLF